The Yersinia entomophaga nucleotide sequence TCCTCCACGCAATATTCATCCCCCACGCAGCGAGGTTTGTTATCGCCGATGGAATAAAAAGTTAAAAAGACTCGCAATGATAAGGCAATTTAAACCCACAGAGTATTTAATCCTGCATAGTTTGTAAGGTTTTTGTCTTTCCCGCCACGCAGTGGAGCAGGGATCTATTATTGAGAAAGGAAAGTTACATTGGTGCAGAACAGAAACGTGAACGCTAAATAATCGGGTTTATCGAAGAGAAATAGGGTAGCCGGTATAAAAAACCCGCGGCGCACATTCGGCAAACCGCGGGCTTCGATCCAGACAGGAGTTAACTAACCTTGGCTAGCTGGAGTTTGTTGTTCCGCGAAGAAAGATTTCTCATATTCTCGGGCTTTCTTCCGATCAAACTGGTGTTCCCACTTGGCAATCACCAATACTGCCAGTGCGTTACCCACAACGTTCAACGCAGTTCGCGCCATATCCAGAATTCGGTCAACACCAGCAATAAATGCCAGACCTTCTAATGGAATGCCCACGCTGCCTAAGGTTGCCAGCAACACCACAAATGACACGCCCGGTACCCCCGCGATGCCTTTGGAAGTCACCATTAAGGTCAGCACCAGAACGATTTCCTGACCAATAGAAAGCTCAATACCATATAGCTGCGCGATGAAGATCGCCGCAATACTTTGGTACAACGTAGAACCATCCAGATTAAAGGAATAGCCGGTTGGCACCACAAAGCTGGTAATCGACTTTGGCGCGCCGTAGGCTTCCATTTTCTCGATGATACGCGGCAAAACGGTTTCTGAGCTGGCAGTAGAATAAGCCAGAATCAGCTCATCTTTCAGAATGCGAATTAACGTCCAGATCCGCAGATTACAGGCTCTGGCAACTGCGCCCATCACAACCAAGGCAAAGAAAAGAATTGCGGCGTAAACCAATATCACCAGCTTGGCGAGCGGAAGCAAGGCGGCAAAACCAAAATTCGCTACGGTCACGGAAATCAGGCCGAATACACCTATTGGGGCGTAACGCATGATCATATGTGTGACTTTAAACATGCTCTCAGAAACGGCTTTGAACACGTTAAGCAGCGGCTCTTTGGTTTCTTTTGGTAAAGAAGACAGCCCTAAACCAAACAGTACCGAGAAAAAAATAATCGGCAACATATCGCCATTGGCCATCGAGGAGAAAACATTCGATGGGATCAGCGATAGAATGGTACTCACCAGACTATGGCTACCGCTTTGTACCTGCGCCGTGGTTTTTTCATACTGAGAAATATCCACTGCGGTTAGCGTCGACATATCGATGCCATGACCCGGTTGGAAAAAATTGGCCAAAGTGATACCGACAATAATCGCGATAGTGGTGATCACTTCAAAATAAATAATGGTCTTCAGGCCAATTCGCCCTAATTTCTTTGCATCTCCAACGCCAGCAATACCCACAATCAGCGTTGAAATAACAATAGGAACCACAATCATTTTAATTAAGCGAATAAAAATATCGCCAGCAGGGCTGAGAATATTACTGACTAACCAATCACGAGACTCGGCCTGATTATGGAGAACAGCACCAACCAGAATACCTAATACAAGCGCAATTAGGATTTGCCAAGCAAGACTTATTTTTACACTTTTCATACCCAAAAAAATCCCTCAAAGCATTCCCCAAAGCGCATGATGGACATGCACTTCAGATGGAATACTTAATCATTAAATACGGGGCTATAGTTAATAAAATCCGCGGATCGGCCTCCCGCCAGCCGTCCACCTTTTCAATCAGTATCATTTCAACCCGTTGTTCTGCAAGCCTTGTTTACTCTGGCTTAACCCACTACGCCGAGTATCTTTTGGTAGGAACAAAGAGTGATAAGCCATAACCAACTGTTATTAAAATAATAAATTTAAACCATAGCAAATAAGCACTTCACCCTTAGGTATAAAAAATAGGCGAAATTAATTAGCCGATAAAATCAGCGGCTTGTTGTATTTAATGCCTTATTTTGTTCGCATTTTGTTAAATGGGCAGTATTTCGATTTTCTACCTATTTTAGGTATTCTGCAACCAAAGCTCCCAATAAATTCATTCAAAAATGAGAAAAATCATGATTAATCGAACAAATCTTTGCTGCATAACTATGCTGTTATTCTTAAACTCGTTTTTTATTTCCATTAAGAATATCTACTGACTTTAAATACTATTAAGTAATAATAAAAATCTAATAATCGACTTGCTCTAATCATTATCAGAATTATTTTTAGATAAACTTCCTGCCATTATTGCGAATGGATTTTGTCTTAATCGTTATTCAAACAAAGAAGTCACCTATATACACAATCACGGTGTAATACTTCTTTCGCTGAAATAAATGGCACACAGGAGTATTTCATCTGATCAAACTTCAATTCTCGATTAAATCCCTTCCCTATTGAGATATTGATACACCACACAGCACATCAAGTAAGTCCCTAAAACAACATCTTTTCTGCGTGATCTGTCGCCCAAAAAAGAAACAAAACGACGCCCAACACTATAATTAACCTTTAGTTGACATATTATTAACAATCTAAAGGAGAATAAATATGAGCCAACTACCTAAACACCCAATTCCCGCTGCAATTGCAGAAAATGCCCTGATCAACCCAGTCCAATATCATGATTATTATCAACAATCTGTACAAAACCCCGATGCATTCTGGGGCGAACAGGGCAAGATTATCGACTGGATAAAACCCTATAGTATTGTTAAGAACACTTCATTTGATCCTGGCCACGTCAGTATTCGTTGGTTTGAGGATGGTACGCTAAATTTATCCGCTAACTGTCTGGATCGCCATTTGGCCGAGCGCGGTGAGCAAACCGCAATTATTTGGGAAGGTGATGATCCAACCCAATCCAAGAACGTCAGTTATAAACAGCTACACCAAGATGTTTGCCAGTTTGCCAATGTATTGAAAAAACTTGGCGTAAAAAAAGGCGACGTAGTGGCTATTTATATGCCAATGGTGCCGGAAGCCGCGGTAGCTATGCTGGCCTGTGCGCGTATCGGTGCCGTTCACTCGGTAATTTTCGGCGGGTTCTCACCGGATGCGGTTGCTGGTCGTATTATTGATTCCAACTCCAAACTGGTTATCACCGCTGACGAAGGTATCCGCGCTGGCCGCGCTATTCCATTGAAAAAGAACGTTGATGAAGCGCTAAAAAATCCGGCTATCACCAGTATCAATAATGTCGTGGTCTTCCAACGTACCGGCAAACCGGGCTACTGGCAGGAAGGTCGAGATTTATGGTGGCATGACCTGATTGAAGGCGTTTCAGCGGATTGTCCCGCTGAAGAGATGAATGCAGAGGATCCATTATTCATCCTTTATACCTCTGGTTCTACTGGTAAGCCTAAAGGCGTACTGCACACCACCGGTGGCTATCTGGTTTATGCCGCCATGACCTTCAAATACGTGTTTGACTATCACCCGGGCGATATCTATTGGTGTACCGCCGATGTGGGCTGGGTCACCGGTCACAGCTATCTGCTTTACGGCCCGCTGGCCTGCGGCGCTATCACTTTGATGTTTGAAGGCGTTCCTAATTATCCAGGCGTTAACCGCTTAGGTCAGGTTATCGATAAGCATCAGGTCAATATTTTGTACACCGCTCCAACGGCGATTCGCGCATTGATGGCCGAAGGCGATAAAGCGATTGAAGGCACCAAGCGCACATCGCTGCGTCTGATGGGTTCAGTTGGTGAGCCAATTAACCCCGAAGCCTGGGAATGGTATTACAACAAAATTGGTAACGGTAAATGCCCAATTGTGGATACCTGGTGGCAGACCGAAACCGGCGGTTTCATGATTACGCCACTGCCAGGTGCAACCGAGCTGAAAGCCGGTTCAGCTACCCGTCCATTCTTCGGCGTACAGCCAGCGTTGGTGGACAATCTGGGGAATCCGCAGGAAGGTCCAGCCGAAGGTAATTTGGTGATTATCGATTCATGGCCGGGTCAGGCCCGTACTCTGTTTGGCGATCACGATCGTTTCGAGCAAACCTACTTCTCAACCTTTAAAGGCATGTATTTCAGCGGAGATGGCGCCCGTCGCGATGAAGACGGCTACTACTGGATTACTGGCCGCGTGGATGACGTTCTCAACGTTTCCGGTCACCGCTTAGGTACCGCTGAAATAGAATCGGCGCTGGTTTCTCATCCGAAAATCGCCGAAGCAGCGGTGGTTGGCGTTCCCCACAATATTAAAGGTCAGGCAATTTATGCCTATATCACGTTGAATCACGGAGAGGAGCCAACACCGGAACTTTATAGCGAAGTGCGTAATTGGGTACGCAAAGAGATTGGTCCAATCGCGACGCCAGATATTCTGCACTGGACAGATTCATTGCCAAAAACCCGCTCTGGGAAAATTATGCGTCGCATATTACGCAAAATTGCCGCGGGCGATACCAGCAATCTAGGGGATACCTCAACGCTGGCCGATCCGAGCGTAGTAGAAAAATTACTGGAAGAAAAACAATCAATGCAAGCAACGTCATAAATTACACCGCCAGAGAGCGGCAACTTAATTAATGCCTCACAGGAGAACTCTGATGAATGACAGCATTTATCAAGAGATTGAAAATAATCCTAAATTCAAAGAGTTGGTACAAAAGCGAGGCCGGTTTGCCTGGCTGCTATCATCAATTACCTTAGCACTCTACGTTGGCTTTATTTTTCTCATTGCCTTTGAACCTCAATGGCTGGGGACTCCGCTATATGCAGGAGCCAGCATCACGCGCGGTATTCCGGTCGGCATAGGTTTAATCGTAATTTCTTTTGTTCTTACCGGTATTTATGTTGTCCGCGCTAACGGTGAGTTCGACCGCATGACGGCAGAAATTCTTCGCGAGGTGAAGCAATGAAGATCCGCCATTGGTCTGCACTTTCCTTACTGGCTCTGCCTGCGCTGTCACAGGCAGAGGCAATCAGCGGTGAAGTTCAGCGTCAACCGTTGAATATTCAAGCTATTGTGATGTTCTTACTTTTTGTTGGCGCTACGTTGTATATCACTTATTGGGCTTCGAAACGCACTCGTTCCCGGCAAGATTATTACACCGCTGGCGGTCGCATCACCGGTTTCCAAAATGGGTTGGCTATTGCCGGTGACTTTATGTCAGCCGCATCATTCCTCGGTATTTCCGCACTGGTTTATACCTCAGGCTACGATGGGCTGATCTATTCCATTGGTTTTCTGATCGGCTGGCCAATTATTCTGTTCCTGATTGCCGAACGTCTACGTAATCTTGGTCGCTATACCTTCGCCGACGTTGCGTCATACCGTTTGCAACAGCGCCCAATTCGTACCCTATCAGCCTGCGGATCGCTGGTTGTGGTTGCCTTATACCTGATTGCTCAGATGGTTGGTGCAGGTAAACTTATTGAGCTGCTCTTTGGCCTGAACTACCATGTGGCCGTAGTATTAGTCGGTATTCTGATGGTTTTATACGTGTTATTTGGCGGAATGCTGGCAACCACTTGGGTACAAATTATCAAGGCTGTCTTGCTGCTGGCGGGAGCAACATTCATGGCGTTGATGGTCATGAAATCCGTCGGCTTCAACTTCAATACTTTGTTTAGCGAAGCCATCAAAGTTCACCCTAACGGTCTCAAAATCATGAGCCCCGGAGGATTGGTTTCAGATCCTATATCTGCGCTATCGCTGGGTCTGGCTCTGATGTTTGGGACAGCCGGACTGCCACATATTTTGATGCGCTTCTTTACCGTAAGTGATGCAAAAGAAGCTCGTAAAAGCGTGTTCTACGCTACTGGCTTTATCGGTTACTTCTATATTCTGACCTTTATTATCGGTTTCGGCGCTATTTTACTGGTTGGCCCAAACCCTTCCTTTAAAGATGCGGCTGGCGCACTGTTAGGCGGCAGCAATATGGCGGCGGTTCATCTTGCTAACGCCGTTGGAGGCAATTTCTTCCTTGGTTTTATCTCCGCCGTCGCTTTCGCCACCATCCTAGCGGTAGTTGCCGGCCTAACATTAGCCGGCGCCTCTGCGGTTTCCCATGACTTATACGCCAGCGTAATTAAGAACGGTAAAGCGCGAGAACGTGATGAATTACGCGTCTCTAAAATTACCGTGGTGGTATTAGGGATTGTAGCAATCGGCTTAGGGATTCTGTTTGAGAATCAGAATATTGCCTTCATGGTAGGTCTGGCCTTCTCAATCGCCGCCAGCTGTAACTTCCCAATAATCATCATTTCGATGTATTGGGACAAGCTGACGACACGAGGCGCACTAGTCGGCGGCTGGTTAGGATTGATTACTGCCGTCGTGCTGATGATCTTGGGACCAACCATTTGGGTCAAGATTCTTGGTCACGCCGAACCAATCTATCCATATGAATACCCAGCTTTATTCTCAATGATTGTAGCCTTTGTCGGCACATGGCTGTTCTCTATCACGGATAATTCAGAAACCGGCAAGAAAGAGCGCCTGCTGTTCAGAGCGCAGTTCGTTCGATCGCAAACCGGCCTGGGCGCCTCTCAAAGCGGCGGCCACTAAGCATTAGTTTTTTCAAATATCTCAATGTACTAGAATAAAAACCAAGGCCCTTCGGGGCCTTTTTCCATCTCATTCAGTGCGAAAATAGCGAAATAAAAATCGGTCGTGCAGAGGGTTAGACTGATACAGATAAAATGTAGAGAGAATTTATAAACGGGCTGATTCTACCCGACAGTAATAATAAAGATAAAAGCCTAAATAGCCTTCAGCGCAGCTGACTTTTTCACTGTTAAGAACGAGGTACTTTTGGGGAGAATTACGCCACATTACCTAAAATGTCCGCAGGATAACTAACTCTTCATCACCGCTTTATAATGTTAAATAACCGAGTAATCAGCACGATATACGAAGGCTATTGAGAATAATTTATGGCTCGTGAGTGGCCAATCCTGACCGATAAGTGATGAGTGATAAGTGATAAGTGATAAGTGATAAGTGATAAGTGATAAGTGATTATCGCCGGATTATTGGTTTTCATGATAATTACTTTCGACCAGCAGTTAAAAATCTTCTGTCTGTTACTCTTCGCAGTGAGGCCGGTAGTGTATCAGAGGCCTCAGCATCCCGACTGGCGACACGTTTTATCCCCTTACGCCCCACCGGATGCAAGCCTGGCTCTTGAGCTACCGCCGAGTGTGAATACCCATTAATGAGGATGAGTTTCCGATAAAACCGACCTGGTTCGTTGGTTGCATGGCTTTTTAATAAAATATAAGCCCGGTGAGTGACTGTATCTGCCTGAAAATGCTGCGAATTTACTGCCTGAAAACGTCAACGGCGGCGCAATTTACCGGATAAGCCGCCCCTTATGGAATGAAAATCGCCATATACGCCTTCAACGCCCGACATTCCCGGGGGTTCCCATGCCCTTAAACGCAAAAAGCCCCCCGCAATCGCAGGAGGCTCGGTTCGAGGGCGGCAATGACTTTTATCCGCCTCGCGTCTGTCTTTTTTCCATAGCAAAAACCCCACGCTTTTGGCATGGGGTCTTGGCTTGATTTGATGCCTGGCAGTGTCCACTGTATTCGTCTCATCTTCTGGATGAGACTCACCCCGCTGGGGCCAGCGCAGGCGCAGTTTGTCGCATGCATGCTCGAGTCGCACACCACCCAAACGAGACAAACAAAAAAGGCCACCCGTTAGGGTAGCCTCTTTTGTTTATTTGATGCCTGGCAGTGTCCTACTCTCGCATGGGGAGACCCCACACTACCATCGGCGCTACGGCGTTTCACTTCTGAGTTCGGCATGGGATCAGGTGGGACCACCGCGCTATTGCCGCCAGGCAAATTCTGTTTCAATCAACCCGCCACGTGATTTACACCACACAGCCAGTCAATCCAATCTGTTAACAATGCTGAAAATCAAAACGCTCTCTAAAACACCTTCGGTGTTGTAAGGTTAAGCCTCACGGATCATTAGTACTGGTTAGCTCAATGCATCGCTGCACTTACACACCCAGCCTATCAACGTCATAGTCTTTAACGTTCCTTCAGGGGGCTTAAAGCCCCAGGGAAGACTCATCTTGAGGCAAGTTTCGCGCTTAGATGCTTTCAGCGCTTATCTTTTCCGCATTTAGCTACCGGGCAATGCCATTGGCATGACAACCCGAACACCAGTGATGCGTCCACTCCGGTCCTCTCGTACTAGGAGCAGCCCCTCTCAATCTTCCAACGCCCACGGCAGATAGGGACCGAACTGTCTCACGACGTTCTAAACCCAGCTCGCGTACCACTTTAAATGGCGAACAGCCATACCCTTGGGACCTACTTCAGCCCCAGGATGTGATGAGCCGACATCGAGGTGCCAAACACCGCCGTCGATATGAACTCTTGGGCGGTATCAGCCTGTTATCCCCGGAGTACCTTTTATCCGTTGAGCGATGGCCCTTCCATTCAGAACCACCGGATCACTAAGACCTACTTTCGTACCTGCTCGAGCCGTCACT carries:
- the gltP gene encoding glutamate/aspartate:proton symporter GltP, with translation MKSVKISLAWQILIALVLGILVGAVLHNQAESRDWLVSNILSPAGDIFIRLIKMIVVPIVISTLIVGIAGVGDAKKLGRIGLKTIIYFEVITTIAIIVGITLANFFQPGHGIDMSTLTAVDISQYEKTTAQVQSGSHSLVSTILSLIPSNVFSSMANGDMLPIIFFSVLFGLGLSSLPKETKEPLLNVFKAVSESMFKVTHMIMRYAPIGVFGLISVTVANFGFAALLPLAKLVILVYAAILFFALVVMGAVARACNLRIWTLIRILKDELILAYSTASSETVLPRIIEKMEAYGAPKSITSFVVPTGYSFNLDGSTLYQSIAAIFIAQLYGIELSIGQEIVLVLTLMVTSKGIAGVPGVSFVVLLATLGSVGIPLEGLAFIAGVDRILDMARTALNVVGNALAVLVIAKWEHQFDRKKAREYEKSFFAEQQTPASQG
- the acs gene encoding acetate--CoA ligase, which encodes MSQLPKHPIPAAIAENALINPVQYHDYYQQSVQNPDAFWGEQGKIIDWIKPYSIVKNTSFDPGHVSIRWFEDGTLNLSANCLDRHLAERGEQTAIIWEGDDPTQSKNVSYKQLHQDVCQFANVLKKLGVKKGDVVAIYMPMVPEAAVAMLACARIGAVHSVIFGGFSPDAVAGRIIDSNSKLVITADEGIRAGRAIPLKKNVDEALKNPAITSINNVVVFQRTGKPGYWQEGRDLWWHDLIEGVSADCPAEEMNAEDPLFILYTSGSTGKPKGVLHTTGGYLVYAAMTFKYVFDYHPGDIYWCTADVGWVTGHSYLLYGPLACGAITLMFEGVPNYPGVNRLGQVIDKHQVNILYTAPTAIRALMAEGDKAIEGTKRTSLRLMGSVGEPINPEAWEWYYNKIGNGKCPIVDTWWQTETGGFMITPLPGATELKAGSATRPFFGVQPALVDNLGNPQEGPAEGNLVIIDSWPGQARTLFGDHDRFEQTYFSTFKGMYFSGDGARRDEDGYYWITGRVDDVLNVSGHRLGTAEIESALVSHPKIAEAAVVGVPHNIKGQAIYAYITLNHGEEPTPELYSEVRNWVRKEIGPIATPDILHWTDSLPKTRSGKIMRRILRKIAAGDTSNLGDTSTLADPSVVEKLLEEKQSMQATS
- a CDS encoding DUF485 domain-containing protein; the encoded protein is MNDSIYQEIENNPKFKELVQKRGRFAWLLSSITLALYVGFIFLIAFEPQWLGTPLYAGASITRGIPVGIGLIVISFVLTGIYVVRANGEFDRMTAEILREVKQ
- the actP gene encoding cation/acetate symporter ActP, with amino-acid sequence MKIRHWSALSLLALPALSQAEAISGEVQRQPLNIQAIVMFLLFVGATLYITYWASKRTRSRQDYYTAGGRITGFQNGLAIAGDFMSAASFLGISALVYTSGYDGLIYSIGFLIGWPIILFLIAERLRNLGRYTFADVASYRLQQRPIRTLSACGSLVVVALYLIAQMVGAGKLIELLFGLNYHVAVVLVGILMVLYVLFGGMLATTWVQIIKAVLLLAGATFMALMVMKSVGFNFNTLFSEAIKVHPNGLKIMSPGGLVSDPISALSLGLALMFGTAGLPHILMRFFTVSDAKEARKSVFYATGFIGYFYILTFIIGFGAILLVGPNPSFKDAAGALLGGSNMAAVHLANAVGGNFFLGFISAVAFATILAVVAGLTLAGASAVSHDLYASVIKNGKARERDELRVSKITVVVLGIVAIGLGILFENQNIAFMVGLAFSIAASCNFPIIIISMYWDKLTTRGALVGGWLGLITAVVLMILGPTIWVKILGHAEPIYPYEYPALFSMIVAFVGTWLFSITDNSETGKKERLLFRAQFVRSQTGLGASQSGGH